The following proteins are co-located in the Manihot esculenta cultivar AM560-2 chromosome 9, M.esculenta_v8, whole genome shotgun sequence genome:
- the LOC122724684 gene encoding uncharacterized protein LOC122724684 has protein sequence MNYKPLQEVQKPVAPLQNGVQTTPAQEEASESLSGAPIQLPMQISSLLPPFQPSPAQKEASESSSAPSPLQSSLAQKETSETTSAQTPLQHLSESEEYKNDHLEQIFLAQSDEPWYADMVNYLATDHVLGVNKLEI, from the exons ATGAACTACAAACCATTACAGGAAGTACAGAAACcagttgcaccacttcagaatgGAGTACAGACCACCCCTGCGCAAGAAGAGGCATCTGAAAGCCTCTCAGGCGCGCCCATTCAGCTTCCCATGCAAATTAGCTCTCTTCTGCCTCCCTTTCAGCCAAGTCCTGCGCAAAAGGAAGCTTCTGAATCTAGTTCTGCGCCATCTCCTTTGCAGTCAAGTCTTGCACAGAAGGAGACTTCTGAAACCACCTCTGCGCAGACACCTTTGCAACATCTCTCAGAATCTGAAGAATATAAGAATGACcaccttgaacaaatcttccttgcccaatctgatgagccatggtacgcagacatggtAAACTACTTAGCCACAG atcatgtgctaggtgtcaacaaactggaaatctga